The Candidatus Eremiobacterota bacterium genomic interval CGCGGGCGCGTACGGCGTCGAAGCGGCGGCACACACCTACTTCGGGACCGACCTCGGCCACCTTACGCTGGGGCAGACGGCGATGATCGCGGGGATCAACGCGGCGCCGTCCGACTATTCGCCGTACGTGAGCCTCGAGCGCGCGAAGGAACGGCAGCACCACGTGCTGGACCGCATGGTGGAGTCCGGCTACATTACACGCGCGCAGGCGAACGCCGCCGAGAACGCGCCGCTGCACCTGATCGGCGAGCGGCCGCAGGGGCTGCAGTCGTACCGCTATCCGTACTTCACGACCTACGTCACGCATCTGCTCGAGCAGCAGTTCGGCTCGCAGGCGACGTTCGAGGGCGGGCTGCAGGTCAACACGACGCTCGATCCCGCGATGCAGGACGCCGCGCAGGAAGCGGTGAGCTGGGGGATCGGGCGCGCGATCGCCGAGGGGATCGGCGCGCACCAAGGCGCGCTGGTCGCGATCCGCCCGTCGACCGGCGAGATCCTCGCGATGGTCGGCGGCGCGACCCCGTTCTCGTTGACGAACCAGTTCAACCGCGCGTGGCAGTCGCACCGCCAGCCGGGCTCCTCGTTCAAAGCGTACGTCTACACCGCGGAGGTCGACGCGGGGCATCCGCCGACGACGATCGTCGAGGACACGCCGGTCAGCTACCCGATGGGCGACGGAACGCGCTGGGCGCCGCAGGACGACGACATGCGGTACCTCGGCTCGATGACGCTGCGCTACGCGCTCGCGCAGTCGCGCAACGTCGTCGCGGTGAAGCTCGCGCAGGATCTCGGGATCGACCGCGTCGTCGAGTACGCGCACCGCATGGGCGTCACCGCGCCGCTCGATCCGACGCTCTCGCTCGCGCTCGGCTCGTCCGGCGTCTCGCCGCTCGATCAAGCCGCGGGTTACGCGACGCTCGCGAACCAGGGCGTGCACATTCCACCTTCGCCGATCCGGATCGTGCGCGACTCGCTGGGGACGCCGGTGCTCGACAACACCTATCCGCAGCAGACCGAAGTGGTCAGTGCCGGCGTCGCCTACGTCATGACCTCGATGCTGGAGTCGGTGATCAAAGAAGGGACGGGCTATCCGAACGCGGAGATCGGGCGCCCCGCCGCCGGCAAGACCGGCACGACGTCGAGCTTCCGCGACGCGTGGTTCGTCGGCTACACGCCGGACTTGGTCGCCGCGGTGTGGATCGGGAACGACGACTACTCGCGCATGAACGAGTCGTATGGCGGCAACATCCCGGCGCGCATCTGGGCGCGCTTCATGAAGCAAGCCTTGGCGAAGGTGAAGCCGCACGACTTCGTGCTGCCGGTCGGCGAGGTGCACAAAGTGCGGCTGTGCGGCACCGGCAAGGACGAAGTCTTTTTGGCCGGCACCGAGCCGGAGCGCACCTGCGGGACGCCCGACGACGGAACGCCGTCGGCGACGCGGCGGCGCAACGCGTACGAACCGCCGCCGCTCGCGCCGGTGCCGATCGCGAAAGCGGTCATGCCGCGCACGCCGCCCTCGATCGCACCGCTCACCCCGCCGCCGGACACGATCGGCGACGGCCAGACGTTCGTGCGGCTCGACTCGGAAGCGACGAGCGCGCCGGCCGCGCCGAACCCGCCGTGACGAGCGCCGAGCGCGCGGCCGTGCGCGTCGTCGGCGTCTCGCGCTTGGCGAACTACGTCGCCGGGCTGTTCGCGCGCGAGAAGGCGTTCGCGCGGCTCGGCGTGCGCGGCGAGGTCTCGAACTACCGCGAGCAGGGCAACGGCAACCTGTACTTCTCGCTCAAGGACCGCGACGCGCTGCTCGAGTGCGTCGCGTTCAGCGAGGCGGCGGCGACGTTTCCGCCGTTCGCGAACGGCGACGAGGTCGTCGCGTACGGCGCGGTGCAGACCTATGCCAAGGCGTCGCGCTATCAGCTGCGCGTGTTCGACGTCGCGCCCGAAGGCGGAACCGGCGCGCTGCACCGGCGCTACGAAGCGCTGAAGGCGCGACTCGAGGGCGAAGGGCTCTTCGCGGCCGAGCGCAAGCGCCCGCTGCCGCGCTATCCTTTCCGCGTCGCGCTCGTCACCTCGGAAGCGGCCGACGGCGCGCGCGACTTCATCACCCAGGCGCGCGCGCGCGCGCCGCACGTCACGGTCGTCGTGATCCCGACGGCGGTGCAAGGCGAGCGCGCGGCGCCCGAGATCGTCCGCGCCATCGCGCGCGCCAACGCGCAGGAGTTCGACCTGCTCGTCGTCGCGCGCGGCGGTGGCTCGTTCGAAGATCTGTTCGCGTTCAGCGACGAGCGCGTGGTGCGCGCGCTCGCCGGCTCACGGATTCCGACCGTCTCGGCGATCGGTCACGAAGCCGACGTTCCGCTGACCGATTTCGCCGCCGACTTCCGCGCGCCGACGCCGTCGGCGGCGGCGCAGACGGTGCTGCCGCGGCGCGACGAACTGCTCGCGCAGGTGGCGGAGCGCAGCCGCGCGCTGCAGCGCGACGCCGACCGCGCGTTAGCGGTGCGGCGGCAGCACGCCGACGTCGCGGCGCGGCACCTGGCGTCGGCGGCGCGCGAGCGCTTACGGCGCTACGGCGACCGGCTCTACGCGCTGGAGCGCCGGCTCGCCGGCGCGGCGCCGGCGGCGCGGCTGGCGCAGCGGCGCGAGCGCTTCGAGCACCTGCGCGACCGGCTCGAGCGCGACGTTCGGGCACTGCTTCGCCGCCGCGCCGAGCGCGCGGCCGAATGCACGGGGCGGCTGCGGCTCGCCGATCCGATGCAGCGCGTCGCGCGCGAGATGAATGCATGCTCGCGGCGCGCCGAGCGGCTCGACGCGGCGGCGCAGCGTTTCGTCGAGCGCCGCCGGGCGCGCTTCGAAAAGATCGCCGCATCGCTCTCCGGACACAATCCGGACGCGATCCTGGAGCGCGGATATGCGATCGTAACGGCGGAGGACGGGCGCCCGCTGACCGATGCGGGGCTGGTCCCGCCCGGATC includes:
- a CDS encoding PBP1A family penicillin-binding protein, with translation MSRALARPRAAARRKAAKRGSGGGGAWRLIGRIVKTLAVLMVFAVLLFAGIVAGLVASYSRNLPDINRMADFQPSRSTRVYARNGMLLANLYRENRTWVPIDRIPVRVRNAFIATEDKNFYQHHGVDFGGIARAALADYRHQHLQGASTITQQLARALFLSNEVSYSRKIQEALLSMEIERFYTKNEILERYLNLIYLGAGAYGVEAAAHTYFGTDLGHLTLGQTAMIAGINAAPSDYSPYVSLERAKERQHHVLDRMVESGYITRAQANAAENAPLHLIGERPQGLQSYRYPYFTTYVTHLLEQQFGSQATFEGGLQVNTTLDPAMQDAAQEAVSWGIGRAIAEGIGAHQGALVAIRPSTGEILAMVGGATPFSLTNQFNRAWQSHRQPGSSFKAYVYTAEVDAGHPPTTIVEDTPVSYPMGDGTRWAPQDDDMRYLGSMTLRYALAQSRNVVAVKLAQDLGIDRVVEYAHRMGVTAPLDPTLSLALGSSGVSPLDQAAGYATLANQGVHIPPSPIRIVRDSLGTPVLDNTYPQQTEVVSAGVAYVMTSMLESVIKEGTGYPNAEIGRPAAGKTGTTSSFRDAWFVGYTPDLVAAVWIGNDDYSRMNESYGGNIPARIWARFMKQALAKVKPHDFVLPVGEVHKVRLCGTGKDEVFLAGTEPERTCGTPDDGTPSATRRRNAYEPPPLAPVPIAKAVMPRTPPSIAPLTPPPDTIGDGQTFVRLDSEATSAPAAPNPP
- the xseA gene encoding exodeoxyribonuclease VII large subunit, with translation MTSAERAAVRVVGVSRLANYVAGLFAREKAFARLGVRGEVSNYREQGNGNLYFSLKDRDALLECVAFSEAAATFPPFANGDEVVAYGAVQTYAKASRYQLRVFDVAPEGGTGALHRRYEALKARLEGEGLFAAERKRPLPRYPFRVALVTSEAADGARDFITQARARAPHVTVVVIPTAVQGERAAPEIVRAIARANAQEFDLLVVARGGGSFEDLFAFSDERVVRALAGSRIPTVSAIGHEADVPLTDFAADFRAPTPSAAAQTVLPRRDELLAQVAERSRALQRDADRALAVRRQHADVAARHLASAARERLRRYGDRLYALERRLAGAAPAARLAQRRERFEHLRDRLERDVRALLRRRAERAAECTGRLRLADPMQRVAREMNACSRRAERLDAAAQRFVERRRARFEKIAASLSGHNPDAILERGYAIVTAEDGRPLTDAGLVPPGSLIRARLARGSLAARVEREGTHGGRQISLF